One window from the genome of Pseudomonadota bacterium encodes:
- a CDS encoding CvpA family protein — MTAIIFDIVVGVIVLISTLIATLRGFVREVLTILGLIGATAVTWIFGGVMSGFYTGHMTRWAEGRLEEIPEGGVTHMPLFSGRLELPIDFFSQVASYSTVFFLSFSIVAAINFYVAGLVQESKLSIVDRSLGAAFGLARGVLLATLLYIPIALFVADEEEKPVWIAEAQTAPLLQYGVDIIQTHFMPEKDEDEKDGKSRDKTANAAEKIISNMKDAALEAGGGVNTDDILFGAGGKKDKNTPKDDGYDGDDRGELDQLIEQELDQGGMNP; from the coding sequence ATGACAGCCATTATTTTCGACATCGTCGTCGGTGTGATCGTTTTGATTTCCACGTTGATTGCGACTTTGCGCGGTTTTGTGCGCGAGGTGCTGACGATTCTGGGTCTGATCGGTGCGACTGCCGTGACATGGATTTTCGGCGGCGTGATGTCGGGTTTTTATACCGGACATATGACGCGCTGGGCCGAGGGGCGGCTGGAAGAGATTCCGGAGGGCGGCGTGACGCATATGCCGTTATTCAGCGGGCGGCTGGAACTGCCGATTGATTTTTTCTCGCAGGTTGCCTCCTATAGCACGGTTTTTTTCCTGAGTTTTTCTATTGTCGCGGCAATCAATTTCTATGTTGCAGGGTTGGTACAGGAATCGAAACTCAGTATTGTTGACCGCTCGCTGGGCGCGGCTTTTGGTCTGGCGCGCGGTGTGTTGCTGGCGACATTGCTGTATATTCCGATTGCGCTGTTTGTCGCAGATGAAGAGGAAAAGCCGGTCTGGATTGCCGAGGCGCAGACCGCGCCGCTGCTGCAATACGGGGTCGATATTATCCAGACGCATTTTATGCCTGAAAAAGATGAAGATGAGAAAGACGGCAAAAGCCGCGATAAAACCGCGAATGCGGCTGAAAAAATCATCTCGAATATGAAAGATGCCGCGCTGGAAGCAGGCGGCGGCGTGAATACCGATGATATTCTGTTTGGTGCAGGCGGTAAAAAAGATAAAAACACGCCCAAAGATGACGGTTATGACGGTGATGACCGCGGAGAACTGGACCAGCTGATTGAACAAGAGCTGGATCAAGGCGGCATGAACCCATGA
- a CDS encoding cation diffusion facilitator family transporter yields the protein MSIANPFLHDPDQRGEQERGNKLKRLAAVASVTMAITLIVTKLVAYMWTGSVSLLSSLMDSTLDSLASIVTFISIKRAMEPADKAHRYGHGKLEAISAMAQAAFIVGSAVFLFYEALQRIVNPHVIEKVSLGYAVMLLSIVLTLALVMFQKYVINKTGSVAIEGDHIHYKGDLLMNAGVVLAMFLASKTGWLYFDPLFALAISVILLKSAKEVGTQAYDILMDRELPDEERAKISEIVMKHPHAKSVHDLRTRSTGQQIFIELHLELDGKMTLDMAHHVTEEIEIMVYAAFPNAELIIHQEPAGIADDRLDTRVEDATAAEEASRQG from the coding sequence ATGAGTATTGCCAATCCCTTTTTGCATGATCCCGACCAGCGCGGCGAGCAGGAGCGCGGCAATAAGCTGAAACGCCTTGCCGCCGTTGCCAGTGTGACAATGGCGATCACGCTGATTGTTACCAAGCTGGTGGCCTATATGTGGACGGGCTCTGTCAGTCTTTTGTCATCGCTGATGGATTCAACGCTGGATTCGCTGGCTTCGATTGTGACATTTATCAGCATCAAACGTGCGATGGAACCTGCCGATAAGGCGCACCGCTATGGTCACGGCAAGCTGGAGGCGATTTCCGCCATGGCGCAGGCGGCCTTTATCGTCGGCAGTGCCGTTTTTCTGTTTTACGAAGCATTGCAGCGGATTGTTAACCCGCATGTTATTGAAAAAGTGTCGCTGGGTTATGCGGTGATGCTGCTGTCGATTGTTTTGACGCTGGCACTGGTGATGTTTCAGAAATATGTGATTAACAAAACCGGCTCTGTCGCCATTGAGGGCGACCATATCCATTATAAGGGTGACCTTTTGATGAATGCCGGTGTGGTTTTGGCGATGTTTCTGGCCAGTAAGACGGGCTGGCTTTATTTTGACCCGCTTTTTGCGCTGGCGATTTCCGTTATTTTATTGAAATCGGCGAAAGAGGTCGGCACGCAGGCATATGATATTCTGATGGATCGCGAATTGCCGGATGAAGAACGCGCGAAAATCAGTGAAATTGTGATGAAGCACCCGCATGCGAAATCCGTGCATGATCTGCGTACACGCAGTACCGGGCAGCAGATTTTTATTGAACTGCATCTGGAGCTGGACGGAAAAATGACGCTGGATATGGCGCATCACGTGACCGAAGAGATCGAGATCATGGTCTATGCCGCTTTTCCGAATGCGGAGCTGATTATCCATCAGGAACCGGCCGGAATTGCCGATGACCGTCTTGATACCCGCGTGGAAGATGCCACGGCAGCGGAAGAGGCCTCCAGACAGGGTTAG
- a CDS encoding UbiH/UbiF/VisC/COQ6 family ubiquinone biosynthesis hydroxylase, with protein sequence MAIKSKKHMKTEVLVAGGGPSGLTMALLLANAGLNVICVDQAQKSEQLKESFDGRTTAISAASKNVLAAAGIWDALEKDACPILDIRVADSDSPHFLHFASDESDKGAFGWILENRVLRKALFEAAETSPLTHLQPAKIEEFAYADDGKAVTATLSTGQVIEAQLLIGADGRKSAARDWAGIGTVGWSYKQEAIVCCAQHELDHENVAVEHFMPSGPFAILPMMDTETGKHCSSIVWTEHGGDAKRYLEMSKKDFDAALQEHFGDQLGKVKHLGTPMVYPLSLMHAKRYTAPRLALIGEAAHAIHPIAGQGLNLSMRDIALLAEMVVDRRRVGLDIGAATMLKTYQRLRKTDNLMMAAITDGLNRLFSNNIPPVRFLRTRGMSMVNRLPPLKRFFAGQAMGFGGLGGRGLPRLLNGELL encoded by the coding sequence ATGGCAATAAAAAGTAAAAAACATATGAAAACAGAAGTGCTGGTCGCCGGCGGCGGTCCGTCCGGTTTGACGATGGCGTTGTTGTTGGCAAATGCCGGTCTGAATGTGATCTGTGTGGATCAGGCGCAGAAATCCGAACAGCTGAAAGAAAGCTTTGACGGGCGCACAACGGCGATTTCCGCGGCGTCGAAAAATGTGCTGGCGGCAGCCGGTATATGGGATGCACTGGAAAAAGATGCTTGTCCCATTCTGGATATTCGTGTTGCCGATAGTGATTCTCCGCATTTTCTGCATTTTGCCAGCGATGAGAGTGATAAAGGGGCTTTTGGCTGGATTCTTGAAAACCGTGTTTTACGCAAGGCTCTGTTTGAGGCGGCGGAAACATCACCGCTGACGCATTTGCAGCCCGCAAAGATAGAGGAATTTGCTTATGCCGATGACGGTAAAGCGGTGACGGCAACACTGTCCACGGGGCAAGTGATTGAAGCGCAGCTGCTGATCGGCGCGGATGGGCGCAAATCCGCCGCGCGGGACTGGGCGGGAATCGGTACGGTTGGCTGGAGCTATAAGCAGGAAGCGATTGTCTGCTGTGCACAGCACGAGCTGGACCATGAAAATGTTGCTGTTGAACATTTTATGCCATCGGGTCCGTTTGCAATTTTGCCGATGATGGATACGGAGACAGGCAAGCATTGCTCTTCCATCGTCTGGACGGAGCATGGCGGTGATGCAAAGCGCTATCTTGAGATGAGTAAAAAAGACTTTGATGCGGCCTTGCAGGAGCATTTCGGCGACCAGCTCGGTAAAGTGAAGCATCTGGGAACACCGATGGTTTATCCGTTGTCGCTGATGCATGCCAAACGCTATACCGCGCCGCGACTCGCCCTGATCGGTGAGGCCGCCCATGCGATTCACCCGATTGCGGGGCAGGGATTGAACCTGAGTATGCGCGATATTGCCCTGCTGGCGGAAATGGTGGTTGACCGCCGCCGCGTCGGGCTGGATATCGGTGCGGCAACCATGCTGAAGACATACCAGCGGTTGCGCAAAACGGATAATCTGATGATGGCGGCGATAACGGATGGCCTTAACAGGCTGTTTTCAAACAATATTCCGCCTGTGCGTTTTTTGCGGACGCGCGGAATGTCGATGGTGAACCGTTTGCCGCCGCTCAAGCGTTTTTTTGCGGGACAGGCAATGGGCTTTGGCGGGCTGGGCGGTCGCGGCTTGCCGCGCTTGCTCAACGGAGAGTTATTGTGA
- the ihfB gene encoding integration host factor subunit beta, protein MTKSELIQRIAELNPHLYLRDTEQIVNTIFEEISSALSRGDRVELRGFGTFSVKQRQARQGRNPRTGEKVFVEEKHVPFFKTGKKLHERMNPENA, encoded by the coding sequence ATGACGAAATCAGAACTTATCCAGCGTATCGCAGAGCTCAACCCGCATTTGTATCTGCGCGATACGGAACAGATCGTGAATACGATTTTTGAGGAAATTTCCTCTGCCTTGTCACGCGGTGACCGGGTTGAATTGCGCGGCTTCGGAACCTTTTCCGTGAAACAGCGTCAGGCGCGTCAGGGCCGCAACCCGCGCACCGGCGAAAAAGTTTTTGTCGAAGAAAAGCATGTTCCGTTCTTTAAGACCGGCAAAAAACTGCATGAGCGTATGAACCCCGAAAACGCATAA
- a CDS encoding LapA family protein, producing the protein MMKYFSWFITIPLTVLSLMFLIGNTDNVSVYYWMDTPPYELPLYAVGLAMLAVGFLGGALFVSLNYYALRHEHWKVKRRLARIETELEESKKKPAKPAETENREMPQKLALLKPR; encoded by the coding sequence ATGATGAAATATTTTTCATGGTTCATCACGATTCCGCTGACTGTCCTGTCTTTGATGTTTTTGATCGGTAATACCGACAATGTTTCCGTTTATTACTGGATGGATACGCCGCCTTATGAGCTGCCGCTTTATGCCGTTGGGCTTGCGATGCTGGCTGTCGGGTTTCTGGGCGGGGCATTATTTGTTTCCTTAAATTACTACGCGCTGCGCCACGAACACTGGAAAGTGAAGCGCCGTCTGGCCCGCATCGAAACGGAGCTGGAAGAAAGCAAAAAGAAGCCGGCCAAGCCCGCAGAGACAGAAAACCGGGAGATGCCGCAGAAACTGGCTTTATTGAAGCCGCGCTAA
- the uvrA gene encoding excinuclease ABC subunit UvrA: MGDYNRDIRVRGAREHNLRNVDVDIPRDKLVVVTGLSGSGKSSLAFDTIYAEGQRRYVESLSAYARQFLEMMQKPDVDSIEGLSPAISIEQKTTSRNPRSTVGTVTEIYDYMRLLWARVGVPYSPVTGKPITSQTVSEMVDKVMEMGDGVRLYLLAPIVRGRKGEYKKDLQELQKKGFQRVKIDGKIYDIDDTPALDKKIKHDIEVVVDRLVVREDIGTRLADSVEIALELSDGLLIAENADDGKQTVFSARFACPVSGFTIPEIEPRLFSFNNPHGACPDCDGLGNKMRFDPELVVTDEDLPLNKGAISAWSSPYYQQALQSLCDHYGVKMKTPWKDLPEHVRDAVLYGSGEEEIAMIYEGDRIRRYEVVQPFEGIIPNLRRRYYETDSPRMREELSRYQSSQICGTCEGFRLKPEALAVKIDGRHVGEVSLLSIGEAVKWFDHVPETLSEKDNNIAGRILKEIHERLHFLNNVGLDYLSLSRMSGTLSGGESQRIRLASQIGSGLTGVLYVLDEPSIGLHQRDNNRLLETLKRLRDMGNTVLVVEHDEDAIRTADYLIDMGPGAGIHGGEIVALGTPDEVIAAGKGVTAEYLNGKREISVPKTRRPGKQLVLSGGKKRGEFLQLIGATHNNLKDVDVKIPLGTMTCVTGVSGGGKSSLIIDTLYAAAARQLMKARQTPGEYREIRGLEYLDKVIDIDQSPIGRTPRSNPATYTGAFTPIREWFAGLPEAKARGYGPGRFSFNVKGGRCETCQGDGVIRIEMHFLPDVHVTCDSCKGKRYNRETLEIKYRGKSISDVLDMTVEEGLDFFKAVPAIKNRMQTLFEVGLGYIHIGQRATTLSGGEAQRVKLAKELSKRSTGRTLYILDEPTTGLHFEDVRKLLEVLHRLVDQGNTVVVIEHNLDVIKTADWLVDIGPEGGDKGGQVIAEATPEGLVKVAESYTGQYLKPLLAQVKTKKSA; this comes from the coding sequence ATGGGCGATTATAACAGGGATATCCGCGTACGCGGGGCGCGTGAGCATAATCTGCGGAATGTCGATGTTGATATTCCGCGTGACAAGCTTGTGGTGGTGACGGGATTATCGGGCTCGGGGAAATCATCGCTGGCTTTTGACACGATTTATGCCGAAGGGCAGCGCCGCTATGTCGAGAGCCTGTCGGCATATGCGCGGCAGTTTCTGGAGATGATGCAAAAGCCGGATGTTGATTCCATTGAAGGGCTGTCGCCCGCGATTTCCATTGAACAGAAAACGACCTCGCGCAATCCGCGTTCCACCGTTGGGACGGTGACGGAAATTTATGATTATATGCGTCTGCTTTGGGCGCGGGTCGGTGTGCCGTATTCCCCTGTGACGGGCAAACCGATTACCAGCCAGACTGTCAGCGAGATGGTTGATAAAGTCATGGAAATGGGGGACGGGGTGCGGCTGTATCTGTTGGCGCCGATTGTGCGCGGGCGTAAAGGGGAATATAAAAAGGATTTGCAGGAGCTGCAAAAAAAGGGTTTCCAGCGCGTCAAAATTGACGGCAAAATCTATGATATTGATGATACGCCTGCGCTGGATAAGAAAATAAAACATGATATTGAAGTCGTGGTTGACCGTCTGGTCGTGCGCGAGGATATCGGGACGCGCCTGGCGGATTCGGTGGAAATTGCACTGGAGCTGTCGGACGGTTTGCTGATTGCCGAAAATGCCGATGACGGCAAGCAGACGGTTTTCTCCGCGCGTTTTGCCTGCCCTGTTTCCGGTTTTACCATCCCTGAGATTGAGCCGCGTTTGTTTTCCTTTAATAATCCGCATGGTGCCTGCCCCGATTGTGACGGTTTGGGCAACAAGATGCGGTTTGACCCTGAGCTGGTGGTGACGGATGAAGATTTGCCGCTGAATAAGGGCGCGATTTCGGCATGGTCATCGCCTTACTATCAACAGGCGTTGCAAAGCCTGTGCGACCATTACGGTGTGAAGATGAAAACGCCGTGGAAGGATTTGCCGGAACATGTGCGTGATGCCGTGTTATACGGATCGGGTGAGGAAGAGATCGCCATGATCTATGAAGGCGACCGCATCCGCCGCTATGAGGTTGTGCAGCCTTTTGAAGGTATTATTCCGAATTTGCGCCGCCGTTATTACGAAACCGACAGTCCGCGTATGCGGGAGGAACTGTCCCGTTATCAGTCCAGCCAGATTTGCGGCACCTGTGAAGGTTTCCGTTTAAAGCCTGAAGCGCTGGCAGTGAAAATTGACGGCAGACATGTCGGTGAAGTCTCGCTGCTGTCCATCGGCGAGGCGGTGAAATGGTTTGACCATGTACCGGAAACATTGTCGGAAAAGGATAATAATATCGCCGGACGGATTTTGAAGGAAATTCATGAGCGGCTGCATTTCCTGAATAATGTCGGGCTGGATTATTTAAGCCTGTCGCGGATGTCGGGGACGTTGTCGGGCGGGGAAAGTCAGCGTATCCGCCTTGCCTCGCAAATCGGTTCAGGCTTGACGGGGGTGCTTTATGTGCTGGACGAGCCGTCCATCGGGTTGCACCAGCGTGATAATAACCGTCTTTTGGAAACGCTGAAACGGTTGCGCGATATGGGTAATACGGTGCTGGTTGTCGAACATGACGAAGATGCCATCCGTACCGCCGATTATCTGATTGATATGGGCCCGGGTGCGGGTATTCACGGCGGCGAGATTGTCGCGCTTGGCACGCCGGATGAGGTGATTGCCGCGGGAAAAGGTGTGACGGCTGAATATCTGAACGGCAAGCGTGAGATTTCTGTGCCGAAAACGCGCCGTCCGGGAAAACAGCTGGTCTTATCAGGCGGAAAGAAGCGCGGCGAATTTTTGCAGCTGATCGGGGCAACACATAATAATCTGAAAGATGTGGATGTAAAAATTCCGCTGGGCACGATGACCTGCGTGACGGGTGTATCGGGCGGCGGGAAGTCATCGCTGATTATTGACACGCTTTATGCGGCGGCGGCGCGGCAATTGATGAAGGCACGGCAGACACCGGGTGAGTATCGTGAAATCCGCGGGCTGGAATATCTGGATAAGGTCATTGATATTGACCAATCGCCGATCGGGCGGACGCCGCGCTCGAACCCCGCGACTTATACCGGTGCCTTTACGCCGATCCGTGAATGGTTTGCCGGACTGCCTGAGGCGAAGGCGCGCGGCTACGGGCCGGGGCGTTTCTCTTTTAATGTGAAGGGCGGGCGTTGTGAAACCTGTCAGGGTGACGGCGTCATCCGTATTGAGATGCATTTCCTGCCTGATGTGCATGTGACCTGTGACAGCTGTAAAGGTAAACGCTATAACCGCGAAACGCTGGAGATTAAATATCGCGGCAAATCCATTTCCGATGTGCTGGATATGACGGTTGAGGAAGGGCTGGATTTCTTTAAAGCCGTACCTGCGATTAAAAACCGTATGCAGACCTTGTTTGAAGTCGGGCTTGGTTACATCCATATCGGGCAGCGGGCAACGACTTTGTCGGGCGGGGAGGCGCAGCGTGTGAAGCTGGCGAAGGAATTGTCGAAACGCTCGACAGGCAGAACGCTTTATATTCTGGATGAGCCGACAACAGGGCTGCATTTCGAAGATGTGCGCAAATTGCTGGAAGTGCTGCACCGCCTTGTCGATCAGGGGAATACGGTTGTGGTGATCGAGCATAATCTGGATGTGATCAAAACTGCTGACTGGCTGGTCGATATCGGGCCTGAAGGCGGCGACAAGGGCGGGCAGGTGATTGCCGAAGCCACCCCCGAAGGACTTGTGAAAGTGGCGGAGAGTTATACGGGGCAGTATTTGAAGCCGCTTTTGGCGCAAGTGAAAACGAAGAAATCAGCTTAA
- a CDS encoding gene transfer agent family protein — protein sequence MSDMTAPRITARGEIAFAFAGAEHLFKPTLANIAALEEKHGSLWLLVEKIEKNALPLSALAASFAALLPQMTEEEIGAEILQKGAAHYLLLLLQICAPLLTGLSAIGAAREEDVPAGEDSPRCAGL from the coding sequence ATGAGTGACATGACGGCACCGCGCATTACGGCGCGGGGAGAGATTGCGTTCGCTTTCGCGGGTGCGGAACATCTGTTTAAACCGACGCTGGCGAATATTGCCGCGCTGGAGGAGAAACACGGCAGCCTGTGGCTGCTGGTCGAGAAGATCGAGAAGAATGCGTTGCCGCTTTCCGCTTTGGCCGCGTCTTTTGCCGCGCTGCTGCCGCAGATGACGGAAGAGGAGATCGGTGCGGAAATTCTGCAGAAAGGCGCAGCGCATTATCTGCTGTTGCTGCTGCAAATCTGTGCGCCTTTGCTGACGGGATTGTCGGCAATCGGCGCGGCGCGGGAAGAGGATGTTCCGGCGGGGGAGGACAGCCCCCGGTGCGCCGGACTGTGA
- a CDS encoding DNA-packaging protein: MQEMVFGNLETAYRIGSAGSAGVGRSDSLQYFHGSEVAYWPQATTHMAGILQAVPDLAETEIILESTSGGAEGLFYKMCMAAQNGEIPYQLIFVPWFWQPEYALALPEGVLELTAEEKDISTHYDLTPQQIYWRRMRIGELGGVWAFRREYPATVEEAFHADRPGALWTRAMLEKNRVQAAQIPPLSRIVIAIDPAVTSKEGSDETGIIVAGLGEDGHGYVLEDLSGRYSPRQWAQKTVAAFCRYKADRIVAEVNQGGDMVTAVLKTCDPHIPVKTVRASRGKYARAEPVAALDEAGQVHHAGVLGMLEDQMCAFLPGGSTAAGQSPDRVDARVWAISELMLGRKTDGPQLW, encoded by the coding sequence ATGCAGGAGATGGTCTTCGGCAATCTGGAGACGGCCTACCGGATAGGAAGCGCGGGTTCGGCAGGAGTCGGGCGGTCGGACAGTCTGCAATATTTTCACGGATCGGAAGTGGCGTATTGGCCGCAAGCGACCACGCATATGGCGGGTATTTTGCAGGCCGTACCTGATCTGGCGGAGACGGAGATTATCCTTGAAAGTACATCAGGGGGGGCGGAAGGACTATTTTATAAAATGTGCATGGCGGCGCAAAATGGCGAGATTCCTTATCAGCTGATTTTTGTGCCGTGGTTCTGGCAACCGGAATATGCGCTGGCTTTGCCGGAGGGCGTATTGGAGCTGACGGCGGAGGAAAAGGATATCAGCACGCATTATGATTTAACGCCGCAGCAGATTTATTGGCGGCGGATGCGGATCGGCGAGCTGGGGGGCGTTTGGGCGTTTCGCCGTGAATATCCTGCAACGGTGGAGGAGGCCTTTCATGCGGATCGCCCCGGTGCGCTCTGGACGCGGGCGATGCTGGAAAAAAACCGTGTACAGGCGGCGCAAATTCCGCCGCTGTCGCGGATTGTCATTGCCATTGATCCTGCTGTGACCAGCAAAGAGGGCAGTGATGAAACCGGCATCATCGTCGCAGGTCTGGGTGAGGACGGGCATGGTTATGTATTGGAGGATTTAAGCGGCAGATACAGCCCGCGGCAATGGGCACAAAAAACCGTGGCGGCGTTTTGCCGTTATAAGGCCGACCGTATTGTCGCGGAAGTAAATCAAGGCGGGGATATGGTGACGGCGGTTTTAAAAACATGTGATCCGCATATCCCTGTGAAAACGGTACGTGCCAGCCGCGGGAAATATGCCCGCGCCGAGCCCGTCGCAGCACTGGACGAGGCGGGGCAGGTGCATCATGCGGGTGTGCTGGGGATGCTGGAAGACCAGATGTGCGCATTTCTTCCCGGCGGCAGTACAGCTGCGGGCCAAAGCCCTGACCGTGTTGATGCCCGCGTCTGGGCAATCAGTGAGCTGATGCTGGGACGGAAAACGGATGGCCCGCAACTGTGGTGA
- a CDS encoding phage portal protein — MTGFFGGGKNAAEQKTSAAAPLLVQFGTGQPRFTPRRYDRLAEEGFRKNVIAYRCIRLIAQNAAAVPWSLYQGHQGNRVKLHDHPLLSLINRPNPMQGRGELMEALCGFFMIAGNAWLEAVGPSGETPHELWALRPDRMTIVPGRDGTPDAYRYSTGGQKIDFKVDRVTGRAAVLHLKNFHPLDDWYGMSPLEAAAFSIDQHNAAAKWNTALLQNCGRPGGALVYNPPHADGPDTLTAEQRQVLKDDLERHYSGGDNAGRPLVLEGGLDWKEMSLSPKDMDWLAGKDMAAREIALAYNVPPQLVGVEGSLTYANFEQARLALYDDAVLPLLAHMRDELNNWLVPQFGADLKMDFDLDAVEALAPRREKIWSRLNNASFMTVNEKRAALGLSPLPDGDCLEMQSEPAS; from the coding sequence ATGACCGGTTTCTTTGGAGGCGGCAAAAATGCGGCGGAACAAAAAACAAGTGCGGCGGCACCGCTGCTGGTACAGTTTGGTACGGGACAGCCGCGCTTTACGCCGCGCCGTTATGACAGACTGGCGGAAGAGGGATTCCGCAAGAACGTCATTGCCTATCGCTGTATTCGTTTGATCGCACAGAATGCCGCGGCTGTGCCCTGGTCATTATACCAAGGGCATCAGGGCAACCGGGTCAAGCTGCATGATCATCCGCTGTTGTCTTTGATCAATCGTCCAAATCCGATGCAGGGGCGCGGCGAATTGATGGAAGCTTTATGCGGTTTCTTTATGATTGCCGGTAATGCGTGGCTGGAGGCTGTCGGTCCGTCCGGCGAAACACCGCATGAGCTGTGGGCGCTTCGCCCTGACAGGATGACAATTGTGCCGGGACGTGACGGTACGCCGGACGCCTATCGTTACAGCACGGGAGGTCAAAAAATAGACTTTAAAGTCGATCGCGTGACAGGGCGTGCGGCGGTGCTGCATTTGAAAAACTTTCATCCGCTGGATGACTGGTACGGGATGAGTCCGCTGGAAGCGGCGGCATTCAGTATTGACCAGCATAATGCGGCGGCGAAATGGAATACGGCTTTGCTGCAGAATTGCGGGCGTCCCGGCGGCGCATTGGTTTACAATCCGCCGCATGCCGACGGGCCGGATACGCTGACGGCAGAACAGCGGCAGGTTTTGAAAGACGATCTGGAGCGTCATTACAGCGGCGGTGATAATGCCGGACGGCCTCTGGTACTGGAAGGCGGGCTGGACTGGAAAGAAATGTCGCTGAGCCCGAAAGATATGGACTGGCTGGCGGGCAAGGATATGGCGGCGCGGGAAATTGCGCTGGCCTATAATGTGCCGCCGCAGCTGGTCGGGGTGGAGGGGTCACTGACCTATGCCAATTTCGAACAGGCGCGGCTGGCTTTATATGATGATGCCGTGCTGCCGCTATTGGCGCATATGCGGGACGAGCTGAATAACTGGCTGGTGCCGCAATTCGGCGCTGATTTGAAAATGGATTTCGATCTTGATGCTGTGGAGGCACTGGCGCCGCGCAGGGAAAAGATCTGGTCGCGCCTGAATAACGCCTCCTTTATGACGGTGAATGAGAAACGTGCGGCGCTTGGGTTATCTCCTCTGCCGGATGGGGACTGTCTGGAAATGCAATCAGAGCCCGCGTCCTGA
- a CDS encoding HK97 family phage prohead protease: MTGQFLQAAFGIEKAGETGVFEGYASVFDEIDNVKDRVASGAFRASLETHRRQGRMPPLLWQHDMREPVGVLKEVYEDKKGLRIRGQLFIEDIPRARQAHRLMKENGLSGLSIGFRAAESAFDPGTGVRTLLKIDLMEISLVTFPALDSARVAGVKAALQSGNMPPVRAFEGFLRDAGFSRKQAKGIIACGYHGLKTAPRDAAEDVNDGGSAEEADILLNLADRLRELAL; this comes from the coding sequence ATGACAGGTCAGTTTTTGCAGGCGGCTTTCGGGATCGAGAAAGCCGGAGAGACAGGTGTGTTCGAAGGATATGCCTCCGTCTTTGATGAAATCGATAATGTAAAAGACCGTGTCGCATCGGGAGCATTCCGTGCGTCATTGGAAACGCACCGCCGTCAGGGGCGTATGCCGCCGCTGTTGTGGCAGCATGATATGCGTGAACCTGTCGGTGTGTTGAAGGAAGTTTATGAAGATAAAAAAGGTCTGCGTATTCGCGGGCAGCTTTTTATTGAGGATATTCCGCGTGCCCGTCAGGCGCACCGCTTGATGAAAGAAAACGGATTATCGGGGTTATCAATCGGTTTCCGTGCGGCGGAATCCGCTTTTGATCCGGGCACAGGTGTGCGGACATTGCTGAAAATCGATCTGATGGAAATTTCGCTGGTGACCTTCCCTGCGCTGGACAGCGCACGGGTCGCCGGTGTGAAGGCGGCTCTGCAATCCGGCAATATGCCGCCTGTCAGGGCGTTTGAGGGTTTCCTGCGCGATGCAGGATTTAGCCGGAAACAGGCTAAGGGCATTATTGCCTGCGGCTATCATGGCTTGAAAACAGCGCCGCGCGATGCGGCGGAAGATGTAAATGACGGGGGTTCCGCTGAAGAGGCAGATATTTTGCTGAATTTGGCAGACCGTCTGCGGGAACTCGCGCTGTAG